From a single Shewanella donghaensis genomic region:
- the hemA gene encoding glutamyl-tRNA reductase produces the protein MSLVAIGINHKTATVDLREKVAFSPDKIHDAMKSLASRTSSGEAVIVSTCNRTELYCNNGTKEDIIEWLEDYHNLSHEELLPCIYSYENQQCVQHLMRVSSGLDSLVLGEPQILGQVKQAFVKAKEAGTTAVTIDRLFQNTFSVAKKVRTETEIGAAAVSVAFAAVSMAKHIFSSLSTTNVLLIGAGETIELVAKHLKDNEVAGIVVANRTIERAQAMCEEFNATAITLQEIPDYLPKADIVISSTASPLPILGKGMVEKALKQRRHQPMLLVDIAVPRDIEAEVGELDDAFLYTVDDLHSIIEQNMASRKEAAEQAEVIADEQSHIFMEWVRSLESVDSIREYRSQSLAIKDELVERALNKLTQGGDNEQVILELANRLTNRLIHAPTQALTSASRQGDLNTLGQLRVTLGLDKT, from the coding sequence ATGAGCCTAGTAGCAATCGGAATAAATCATAAAACCGCCACAGTCGACCTTCGTGAGAAAGTCGCCTTTTCACCGGATAAAATTCATGATGCCATGAAGAGTCTGGCTAGTCGTACTAGCTCGGGCGAAGCCGTGATCGTGTCTACATGTAATCGCACAGAACTCTACTGTAATAATGGAACCAAGGAAGACATCATTGAATGGCTTGAGGATTATCATAATCTTAGCCACGAAGAGTTGTTACCTTGTATCTATAGTTATGAAAATCAACAATGTGTTCAACATTTAATGCGCGTATCTTCTGGATTGGATTCACTGGTACTTGGAGAACCACAAATTCTCGGGCAAGTGAAACAAGCTTTTGTTAAAGCGAAAGAGGCGGGCACTACAGCCGTCACTATCGACCGCTTATTTCAAAATACCTTCTCAGTGGCTAAAAAGGTGCGTACCGAAACCGAAATTGGCGCCGCTGCCGTTTCTGTGGCTTTTGCTGCAGTCAGCATGGCCAAACACATTTTCTCATCACTTAGCACCACCAATGTATTATTGATTGGCGCGGGTGAAACCATTGAACTGGTTGCTAAGCATCTAAAAGATAATGAAGTGGCCGGTATTGTCGTTGCTAACCGAACCATTGAACGCGCTCAAGCTATGTGCGAAGAGTTCAATGCAACAGCCATAACGCTTCAAGAGATACCTGACTATCTACCTAAAGCTGATATCGTGATATCCTCCACCGCCAGCCCACTACCTATATTAGGTAAAGGCATGGTCGAAAAGGCGCTGAAACAACGTCGTCACCAACCAATGCTATTGGTTGATATTGCTGTTCCTCGAGATATAGAAGCAGAAGTTGGCGAATTAGATGATGCTTTCCTTTATACTGTGGACGATTTACACAGCATCATTGAACAGAACATGGCTTCACGTAAAGAAGCCGCCGAGCAGGCAGAAGTAATTGCCGATGAACAATCCCATATCTTTATGGAGTGGGTTCGTTCGTTAGAGTCTGTAGATAGTATTCGAGAGTACCGAAGCCAGAGTTTGGCCATTAAAGATGAATTAGTAGAGCGCGCCTTGAATAAATTGACTCAAGGTGGTGACAATGAGCAAGTGATTTTAGAGTTGGCCAACAGGTTAACCAATCGCTTAATTCATGCACCGACACAAGCGTTAACCTCTGCTAGTCGTCAAGGAGACTTGAATACCTTAGGCCAATTACGGGTCACGCTTGGTTTAGATAAAACTTAA
- the prfA gene encoding peptide chain release factor 1, producing MKQSVINKLEGLLERNEEVLALLSDAQVIADQDRFRGLSKEYSQLEDIVKSFKEFKEAQGDLESAQEMLTEDDAEMREMAQEEIKDAKKAIAALEDELQILLLPKDPNDDRNAFIEIRAGAGGDEAAIFAGDLFRMYSRYCESNKWQLEIMNSNEGEHGGFKELIVQVSGEGVYGKLKFESGGHRVQRVPETESQGRVHTSAVTVVVLPEVPEAEQISINPADLKVDTFRASGAGGQHVNKTDSAIRITHVPSGIVVECQDQRSQHKNRAQAMSVLSARLQAVEDDKRRSEEESTRRNLVASGDRSERIRTYNFPQGRMSEHRINLTLYRLNEIMEGDLNGIIEPLMQEEQADLLAALADD from the coding sequence ATGAAACAGTCGGTTATTAACAAGCTGGAAGGCTTGCTTGAACGTAATGAAGAAGTATTGGCATTACTCAGTGATGCACAAGTAATTGCGGATCAAGACCGCTTTCGCGGCTTATCAAAAGAGTATTCTCAGTTAGAAGATATTGTAAAAAGTTTCAAAGAGTTTAAAGAAGCACAAGGTGATCTTGAGTCAGCACAAGAAATGCTCACTGAAGATGACGCTGAGATGCGTGAAATGGCTCAAGAAGAAATCAAAGATGCCAAAAAAGCCATTGCTGCGCTTGAAGATGAACTACAAATCTTATTGCTGCCTAAAGATCCAAATGATGATCGCAATGCCTTCATAGAAATCCGCGCCGGCGCGGGTGGTGATGAAGCCGCTATTTTTGCGGGTGATTTATTCCGCATGTATTCACGTTATTGTGAGTCGAATAAGTGGCAGCTAGAAATCATGAACTCCAACGAAGGTGAGCATGGTGGCTTTAAAGAACTGATTGTACAAGTCAGTGGCGAAGGCGTTTACGGTAAATTAAAGTTTGAATCTGGCGGACACCGTGTACAACGTGTACCAGAAACAGAATCTCAAGGTCGGGTGCATACATCAGCGGTTACCGTGGTTGTATTGCCTGAAGTCCCAGAAGCTGAACAGATTTCCATTAACCCTGCTGACTTAAAAGTCGATACCTTCCGCGCATCTGGCGCAGGTGGACAGCACGTCAACAAAACCGATTCAGCTATTCGTATTACTCACGTACCGTCAGGTATTGTGGTTGAATGTCAGGATCAACGCTCGCAACATAAAAACCGTGCCCAAGCGATGAGTGTTCTTTCTGCTCGTTTACAAGCGGTTGAAGATGATAAACGTCGTAGTGAAGAAGAATCTACTCGTCGTAATCTTGTTGCCAGTGGCGATCGCTCTGAACGTATTCGTACTTATAACTTCCCACAAGGTCGTATGAGTGAGCACCGCATCAATTTAACCTTATATCGCTTAAATGAAATCATGGAAGGCGATTTAAACGGCATTATCGAACCATTAATGCAAGAGGAACAAGCTGACTTGCTTGCTGCATTAGCTGACGACTAA
- the prmC gene encoding peptide chain release factor N(5)-glutamine methyltransferase, whose product MSQSSFSTIAESLQWAYSQLVDSSESANVDAEALLLHCINKQRSFIYTWPERVLTADQFKAYKVMIEKRNQGVPVAHIIGEREFWSLPFIVNSTTLIPRPDTEILVETALNLPLAATARVLDLGTGTGAIALSLASERPQWQVTAVDKVAEAVELAKANRQNLNLTQVEILQSDWFSAVEQQQFQLIVSNPPYIDETDEHLSMGDVRFEPSSALTAGEAGFADLFHIAKHAPKHLSEGGYLLLEHGFEQALTVRQKLIDLGYDNVATVRDFGSNDRCTLGQWNQIK is encoded by the coding sequence TTGTCACAGTCTTCTTTCTCTACCATTGCGGAGTCTTTGCAGTGGGCTTATAGCCAATTGGTCGATTCATCTGAATCGGCCAATGTTGATGCAGAAGCTTTGCTTCTGCACTGCATCAATAAGCAGCGCAGTTTCATTTATACCTGGCCAGAAAGAGTGCTTACCGCTGATCAATTTAAAGCTTATAAAGTGATGATTGAAAAGCGTAATCAAGGCGTGCCAGTGGCGCACATTATTGGCGAACGCGAATTTTGGTCACTGCCATTTATTGTTAACTCGACCACGTTGATCCCGCGCCCAGATACTGAAATATTAGTTGAAACCGCCTTGAATTTACCTTTGGCTGCAACCGCTCGCGTACTTGATTTAGGTACCGGAACCGGTGCTATTGCATTGTCATTAGCGTCTGAGCGACCCCAATGGCAAGTTACCGCAGTTGATAAAGTTGCTGAAGCGGTGGAGTTGGCCAAAGCTAATCGTCAAAACCTAAACCTCACTCAGGTCGAGATTTTGCAATCTGATTGGTTTAGCGCCGTTGAACAACAACAATTTCAGTTAATCGTATCAAATCCTCCTTATATCGATGAAACAGATGAACATCTGTCAATGGGCGATGTGCGCTTTGAACCATCAAGTGCGTTAACGGCTGGCGAAGCAGGGTTTGCTGATTTATTTCATATTGCCAAGCATGCACCAAAGCATTTATCTGAAGGTGGATATTTGTTGCTCGAGCATGGTTTTGAGCAAGCCTTAACAGTCAGGCAAAAACTGATTGATTTGGGTTATGACAATGTCGCCACAGTCAGAGATTTTGGCAGTAATGACCGTTGTACGTTAGGTCAATGGAATCAAATTAAATAA
- a CDS encoding SirB2 family protein — protein sequence METFYSLYPAVKHTHLTFILLSVVFFVTRFVLHMRKSPILDKKFVKVAPHVIDTFLLLSGLTLCFMIKQYPFVDAWMTEKFLAVLAYIGLGVMALKSNRNNLFKVFAFLGAIGWLVLAARLAHFKQVVIMG from the coding sequence ATGGAAACCTTTTACAGTTTATATCCAGCTGTTAAGCACACGCACTTAACTTTCATTCTTTTAAGTGTGGTATTTTTTGTCACTCGCTTTGTACTGCATATGCGCAAATCTCCAATTTTAGATAAGAAATTCGTTAAAGTTGCGCCGCACGTGATTGATACCTTCTTATTATTGTCAGGACTGACGTTGTGCTTCATGATCAAACAGTATCCTTTTGTTGATGCTTGGATGACCGAAAAATTCCTCGCTGTTTTAGCTTACATCGGTTTAGGCGTCATGGCGCTTAAAAGTAATCGTAACAATTTATTCAAGGTATTCGCCTTTTTAGGTGCTATCGGATGGCTCGTATTGGCTGCCAGGCTGGCTCATTTTAAACAAGTTGTAATAATGGGTTAA
- a CDS encoding SirB1 family protein — MAKHQMKDAVQIPETAFEITQHLGFSQEKKALWAWYEIAGSVMSLHVEDQQQRFDGLLRWFYDDLGFCVREDYFSVEAADLGSCIMSRQGNSTTLATVMILLAKQLDISLEAVLLPGQTVVRSNINDKVVYIDPLTGQSLSRHQLHALVRGELGNSAMLKPKYLKTASLKRLISRMLHELKAGCIVSNKFEQAMECCNLLLQWHPDDVTLNRERAFIAQQLGCIQVAMSDLQHFIDSSPHDPVTEIVKLQLKELSQQPQTYH, encoded by the coding sequence ATGGCTAAACATCAAATGAAAGATGCTGTTCAGATACCTGAGACAGCATTTGAAATAACGCAACACCTAGGTTTCTCACAAGAAAAAAAAGCGCTCTGGGCTTGGTATGAAATAGCGGGTTCAGTAATGAGCTTGCATGTTGAAGATCAACAACAGCGTTTTGACGGTTTATTACGTTGGTTCTATGACGACTTAGGTTTTTGCGTCCGTGAAGATTACTTCAGTGTAGAAGCCGCCGATCTTGGTAGCTGTATTATGAGCCGTCAAGGCAATAGCACCACACTAGCAACAGTGATGATTCTATTGGCTAAGCAGCTTGATATCAGTTTAGAGGCCGTGCTGTTACCTGGGCAAACGGTAGTGAGAAGTAATATAAACGACAAAGTGGTTTATATTGATCCGCTAACGGGTCAGTCATTAAGCCGCCACCAGTTACATGCATTGGTACGTGGAGAATTAGGTAACTCGGCAATGTTAAAGCCAAAGTACCTAAAGACGGCCAGCTTAAAGCGCTTAATCAGTCGCATGCTGCATGAGTTAAAAGCAGGCTGCATAGTGTCGAATAAATTCGAGCAAGCGATGGAGTGTTGTAACTTACTGCTGCAGTGGCATCCTGATGATGTGACCCTAAATCGTGAGCGTGCTTTTATTGCTCAACAATTAGGGTGTATTCAAGTGGCGATGTCTGACTTACAGCACTTTATTGATAGTAGTCCACATGATCCTGTCACTGAAATTGTAAAGCTGCAGTTAAAAGAGTTAAGTCAACAACCACAGACTTATCACTAA
- a CDS encoding DUF819 family protein, whose translation MTATPMVTNDATALGLLAVILGLVFYTSSSSHPFWTKFYKFIPALLLCYFLPSLLNTFGIVDGDTSKLYFVASRYLLPACLVLLILSVDLKAILSLGPKAIVMFLTGTVGIVIGGPIALLIISAINPDVLGGNGPDAVWRGMTTLAGSWIGGGANQASMKEIYEAGGNIFSVMVTVDVIVANIWMAVLLIMASRAKEIDAKTGADTTALEALKAKVEKYHAENARIPSLRDLMLIVAIGFGVTGLAHFAADFLGPFFEVNYPWTRDYSLTSKFFWLVVITTTIGLALSFSPVRKIEAAGASKVATAFLYILVATIGLHMDVSKLADEQNLWYFAIGIIWMLVHASFMLIVAKLIKAPLFYMAVGSQANVGGAASAPVVAAAFHPALAPVGVLLAVLGYAVGTYMAWLCGQLLQIIAV comes from the coding sequence ATGACAGCGACCCCAATGGTCACTAACGATGCCACCGCGCTTGGATTGTTAGCCGTTATCCTCGGTTTAGTTTTCTATACCAGTTCATCATCACACCCATTCTGGACCAAATTCTATAAATTTATTCCAGCATTATTACTGTGTTACTTCTTACCTTCGCTATTGAATACCTTTGGTATTGTCGATGGTGATACCTCAAAACTTTACTTTGTTGCCTCACGTTATCTATTACCTGCGTGTTTGGTGCTATTGATTTTAAGTGTCGATTTAAAAGCTATTTTAAGTTTGGGGCCTAAAGCGATCGTCATGTTCTTAACGGGCACCGTGGGGATTGTGATTGGTGGCCCAATTGCGTTATTAATTATCTCAGCAATCAATCCAGATGTATTAGGTGGCAATGGCCCTGATGCGGTATGGCGCGGTATGACAACGCTTGCTGGCAGTTGGATTGGTGGCGGCGCTAACCAAGCGTCGATGAAAGAAATATATGAAGCTGGCGGTAATATCTTCTCAGTGATGGTGACAGTTGATGTCATCGTGGCCAATATTTGGATGGCTGTGCTGCTGATAATGGCATCTCGCGCTAAAGAGATAGATGCAAAAACAGGCGCTGATACCACCGCCCTTGAAGCACTTAAAGCGAAAGTTGAAAAGTACCATGCTGAAAATGCCCGTATTCCATCGCTGCGTGACTTAATGCTGATTGTGGCTATTGGTTTTGGTGTGACGGGATTAGCGCATTTCGCCGCTGACTTCTTAGGGCCATTTTTTGAAGTGAATTACCCTTGGACCCGTGATTACAGTTTAACCTCGAAGTTCTTCTGGTTAGTGGTGATTACGACAACCATTGGTCTCGCGTTATCGTTCAGTCCAGTGAGAAAAATAGAAGCAGCTGGTGCCTCTAAAGTCGCTACTGCATTCTTATATATTCTGGTCGCGACCATTGGTTTGCATATGGATGTATCTAAGCTCGCTGATGAGCAAAACTTGTGGTATTTCGCCATTGGTATCATCTGGATGCTTGTACATGCGAGCTTTATGCTGATTGTTGCTAAACTGATTAAAGCGCCACTGTTTTATATGGCCGTGGGTAGCCAAGCAAACGTTGGCGGCGCAGCATCAGCCCCTGTGGTTGCAGCTGCGTTTCACCCAGCACTTGCGCCCGTTGGCGTATTACTCGCGGTATTGGGTTATGCTGTAGGGACTTATATGGCATGGCTATGTGGGCAGTTATTACAGATTATTGCCGTTTAA
- the kdsA gene encoding 3-deoxy-8-phosphooctulonate synthase, with amino-acid sequence MEQKVIGLNALEIANDKPFVLFGGMNVLESRDLAMSIAEHYVEVTQKLGIPYVFKASFDKANRSSVNSYRGPGMEEGLKIFEEIKSTFNVPIITDVHEIHQCQPVAEVVDVIQLPAFLARQTDLVVAMAKTGAIINVKKPQFLAPHEMRHIVTKFNEAGNDKILLCERGSSFGYNNLVVDMLGMDEMKQSGYPVIFDATHALQRPGGRTDSAGGRRAQATELARSGMALGIAGLFIEAHPDPDNAKCDGPCALPLNQLENYLKQMKAVDDLVKSFEPIDTSK; translated from the coding sequence ATGGAACAAAAAGTCATTGGTTTAAATGCATTAGAAATTGCGAATGATAAACCATTCGTTTTATTTGGTGGCATGAACGTATTAGAGTCTCGCGATTTGGCGATGTCAATTGCTGAGCACTATGTCGAAGTCACTCAAAAACTTGGCATTCCTTATGTATTTAAAGCCTCTTTTGATAAAGCCAATCGCTCGTCTGTAAATTCGTACCGTGGCCCAGGTATGGAAGAAGGCTTAAAGATTTTTGAAGAAATTAAGTCGACTTTCAACGTACCAATCATCACTGATGTACATGAAATCCACCAGTGTCAGCCTGTGGCTGAAGTTGTAGATGTTATCCAACTACCTGCATTTTTAGCGCGCCAAACTGACTTAGTTGTGGCCATGGCTAAAACTGGCGCCATTATTAATGTCAAAAAACCACAGTTTTTAGCGCCCCATGAAATGCGTCATATCGTGACTAAGTTTAATGAAGCCGGTAACGACAAGATTTTATTGTGTGAACGTGGTTCAAGCTTTGGTTATAACAACCTAGTCGTTGATATGCTCGGTATGGATGAAATGAAGCAATCAGGTTACCCAGTAATCTTTGATGCGACTCATGCGCTGCAGCGTCCTGGTGGACGTACTGATAGTGCTGGCGGTCGCCGCGCTCAAGCAACTGAACTTGCTCGCAGTGGTATGGCTTTAGGTATTGCAGGCTTGTTCATTGAAGCGCATCCAGATCCTGATAATGCTAAGTGCGATGGCCCGTGTGCATTGCCACTTAACCAGTTAGAAAACTACTTAAAGCAGATGAAAGCGGTTGATGATTTGGTTAAGTCATTTGAGCCAATTGATACCAGTAAGTAG
- a CDS encoding DMT family transporter: MWIALTILAAFMQSWRNAFQSELSQQVKVSGVTLARFIWAGPIAAIYLFSLYQLQPSSIPTFTYQFYGFVIGASLMQILATGLMVKLFQLKNYAVGAGLAKSEALVAAILGVLFFGTSLSLLGWIGVIIGAVAVMLLSTQRGVKRLSLNTIVIGIGSGVAFAFTSLWVREASLLLITDATLSDPIPFTHRAAWVLVSVIGLQTLILVTYLGLKDRMTLLALWQRPKLTLLISVCSCIASIGWFSAMSLQAVPYVKTLGQIEVFFTMLISVFWLKQKIRINEVLGLVLIAVAAILVMWS, encoded by the coding sequence ATGTGGATAGCACTTACTATTCTTGCCGCTTTTATGCAGTCTTGGCGCAATGCTTTTCAAAGTGAGCTGAGTCAGCAAGTGAAAGTCAGTGGTGTTACCTTGGCGCGTTTTATTTGGGCGGGGCCTATTGCTGCAATATATCTCTTCAGTCTTTATCAACTGCAACCCAGCAGTATTCCTACCTTTACCTATCAATTTTATGGCTTTGTGATTGGTGCATCCTTGATGCAAATCTTAGCTACGGGTTTGATGGTTAAACTATTTCAATTAAAGAACTATGCCGTTGGCGCAGGGCTGGCTAAAAGTGAGGCGCTGGTTGCGGCTATTTTAGGGGTACTGTTTTTTGGTACTAGCCTGAGCTTATTAGGCTGGATTGGAGTGATAATTGGCGCGGTCGCTGTGATGCTTTTGAGCACCCAGCGCGGGGTTAAACGTTTATCGCTTAATACTATTGTGATCGGTATTGGCAGTGGCGTTGCGTTTGCTTTTACTTCACTGTGGGTCAGAGAAGCTAGTTTACTGTTGATAACCGATGCTACTTTGTCAGATCCCATTCCATTTACCCATCGTGCGGCTTGGGTGCTGGTATCAGTTATTGGATTACAAACGCTGATATTAGTAACCTATCTCGGTCTCAAAGACCGCATGACACTTTTGGCATTGTGGCAAAGACCCAAACTGACATTACTCATTAGTGTGTGTAGTTGTATTGCCTCTATTGGTTGGTTTAGTGCTATGTCGTTGCAAGCTGTGCCCTATGTAAAAACGTTGGGTCAGATAGAAGTGTTTTTTACTATGTTAATTAGTGTTTTTTGGCTGAAACAGAAAATTAGAATTAATGAAGTTTTGGGCTTAGTGTTAATTGCTGTAGCCGCAATTTTGGTGATGTGGAGTTAA
- a CDS encoding DUF481 domain-containing protein: MKHLVRSYGLALSCASLSLMFSPLVYSATVIAEPSPQEPSSQESSSQQLTPELLVMPQDSQYDWLQLSSLELLKGEIKNLYDDKLEFESDELDTVYIDWEDVKALQSAGIVSIGFLDLSTQSGKLVVQDGKSYLDGQEFDTSQILTIIAGTQSESNYWSSKISLGANLRSGNTDQIDYNAIAKTVRRTTESRFNLDYIGNYSKSDSEEKINNNRINTNFDWFLSKQFYLRPVFAEIYTDKFLNIEYKLTVGSGLGYNIIDNAKTEWSISGGPAYTYTEFNNVEAGEDTNSSSATVVIETVYDTEITSDIDFVTSYRVQYGDDQSGGYTHHALATVEIELTDMFDLDLSFIWDHTNKPQADSSGDIPKQDDYQFVVGFGIDI; the protein is encoded by the coding sequence ATGAAGCACCTTGTTCGTTCTTATGGCTTAGCTTTAAGCTGCGCTAGTTTGTCGTTAATGTTTAGTCCTCTTGTATACAGTGCCACCGTTATTGCCGAACCTTCTCCTCAGGAGCCTTCCTCACAGGAATCTTCTTCTCAACAGCTTACGCCTGAATTACTCGTCATGCCTCAAGATAGTCAATACGATTGGTTACAGCTTTCTTCGCTTGAATTGCTCAAAGGCGAAATTAAAAACCTTTATGACGATAAACTTGAATTTGAAAGTGATGAACTGGATACGGTTTATATTGATTGGGAAGATGTTAAAGCGCTGCAAAGTGCGGGTATTGTCAGTATTGGATTTTTAGATTTATCGACCCAAAGTGGTAAATTAGTCGTTCAAGATGGTAAAAGTTATTTAGATGGGCAAGAGTTTGATACATCACAAATTTTGACCATCATTGCAGGAACTCAATCTGAGTCTAATTATTGGTCCAGTAAAATTTCATTGGGTGCCAATTTACGTTCTGGTAATACCGATCAAATTGATTATAACGCCATAGCCAAAACGGTTAGACGAACCACTGAGTCACGTTTTAATCTTGATTATATTGGTAATTATTCTAAGTCTGATAGTGAAGAGAAGATAAACAACAATCGTATCAATACTAACTTTGATTGGTTTTTATCAAAGCAGTTTTATTTACGACCGGTATTTGCCGAAATCTATACCGATAAATTTCTCAATATTGAGTATAAACTGACTGTCGGTTCGGGTTTGGGTTATAACATTATTGATAACGCTAAAACAGAATGGAGTATCAGTGGTGGTCCCGCATATACCTATACAGAGTTTAATAATGTTGAAGCGGGTGAGGATACCAATAGTAGCTCAGCAACAGTGGTCATTGAAACGGTTTATGATACTGAGATAACCAGTGATATCGACTTTGTAACGTCCTATCGCGTGCAATATGGTGATGACCAATCGGGTGGGTATACTCACCATGCGTTAGCGACTGTCGAAATAGAATTAACTGATATGTTTGATTTAGATTTATCGTTTATTTGGGATCACACCAATAAGCCACAAGCGGACTCTTCGGGTGATATACCTAAACAAGATGATTATCAATTTGTGGTTGGTTTCGGGATTGATATTTAA
- a CDS encoding phosphatase PAP2 family protein, whose protein sequence is MTLFKMTLQQLIPPTTSSIAFSHRVYSYYSIAIIFMLVSVLFIDRALAEYLHQLKPHSPILNTCYLLLSKIPLALEVLAGVIILSGLFNQYRVNVKQLIKPIIYVVIAASVIRVSAKVIFGRTWPETWTNNNPSWIEHGVEAFYPFSMSVSYHSFPSGHALFTFALASLFWHFMPKLYWLWISLMVGVIIGQLAQNYHYLGDLLAGAILGILITQLVVNLIDKRK, encoded by the coding sequence ATGACCCTATTCAAGATGACGCTACAACAATTAATTCCCCCCACAACCAGCAGCATTGCTTTTAGTCATCGCGTTTATAGCTACTACTCTATTGCTATCATATTCATGCTTGTTAGTGTGTTGTTCATCGATCGCGCTTTGGCTGAATACCTTCATCAACTCAAGCCTCATTCTCCTATATTGAACACCTGTTATTTGTTGTTATCAAAAATTCCATTGGCACTTGAAGTGCTAGCCGGGGTCATTATCCTTTCAGGTTTATTCAATCAATACAGAGTAAATGTAAAGCAACTCATTAAGCCGATTATCTATGTCGTCATTGCAGCCTCCGTCATCAGAGTCAGTGCAAAAGTCATCTTTGGACGTACTTGGCCCGAAACCTGGACCAACAATAATCCTTCTTGGATTGAGCATGGTGTTGAAGCATTCTACCCATTTTCAATGTCAGTCAGTTATCACTCTTTTCCATCAGGCCATGCCTTATTTACTTTCGCATTAGCCAGCCTGTTTTGGCACTTTATGCCAAAACTATATTGGCTTTGGATAAGCTTGATGGTCGGTGTAATCATAGGGCAACTTGCTCAGAACTATCATTACTTAGGGGATTTACTTGCGGGAGCAATACTCGGAATACTGATAACTCAACTTGTGGTAAATCTGATTGATAAAAGAAAGTGA
- a CDS encoding ketopantoate reductase family protein — MPSSFDSLAHVKSLQNGRTVSDKAQIKKTQTEIKHHQANIAILGAGAIGLLIYTQLAKFRAPLLLTRNTIESNRYITVETLSGEIKQQACLEANIEQLEQADLANIELVIICVKSYQIADALSSLLPIIPKACHILLIHNGMGPHLEAQAMLKPYDKLNLGISLGTTSQASLKLSQRHIRHTGKGKSVIGHLTGSAMPVAVMSQLMSSIPDISIKDDILTALWQKLIVNCAINPLTAINQCPNGELAQQIYQQQIHAIAQECITVAKADGVNLDLADSLSVIADVIHQTAANSSSMKQDIQLGRKTEIKQINGYVVARAKCHQLAVPVNEHMLCNINALEALQG; from the coding sequence ATGCCAAGTTCATTTGATAGCCTAGCCCATGTTAAATCCCTACAAAATGGGAGAACCGTATCTGACAAGGCACAAATTAAAAAGACGCAAACAGAGATTAAACACCATCAAGCAAATATCGCCATACTAGGTGCTGGCGCCATCGGGCTACTTATTTATACCCAATTAGCCAAATTCAGAGCGCCGCTATTACTGACAAGAAACACCATTGAATCTAATCGTTATATAACAGTAGAAACCCTTTCAGGTGAAATAAAACAGCAAGCTTGCCTTGAAGCCAATATTGAACAGCTAGAGCAAGCGGATTTAGCCAATATCGAATTGGTGATTATTTGCGTGAAGTCTTATCAAATAGCGGATGCGTTAAGTTCTCTGTTGCCTATCATTCCTAAAGCTTGTCATATATTACTGATACATAACGGCATGGGGCCTCATTTAGAGGCTCAAGCCATGCTAAAACCATATGATAAACTCAACCTTGGGATATCATTAGGCACAACATCACAAGCGTCTTTAAAGCTGTCACAGCGACACATTAGACATACAGGTAAAGGTAAGAGTGTTATAGGTCACTTAACTGGCTCTGCAATGCCAGTAGCGGTAATGAGTCAATTAATGTCATCGATTCCAGACATCAGTATTAAAGATGATATTTTAACGGCGCTGTGGCAAAAGCTTATCGTTAACTGCGCTATTAACCCGCTAACGGCAATCAATCAGTGCCCAAATGGTGAATTAGCTCAACAGATCTATCAACAACAAATACACGCAATAGCACAAGAGTGTATTACTGTCGCTAAAGCTGATGGCGTTAACCTTGATTTAGCCGATTCACTCTCAGTTATAGCAGACGTTATTCATCAGACTGCAGCAAACTCATCATCGATGAAACAAGATATTCAATTGGGCAGAAAAACAGAAATAAAGCAGATAAATGGTTATGTTGTGGCACGAGCCAAGTGCCATCAGCTTGCTGTTCCAGTCAATGAGCATATGCTCTGTAACATTAACGCACTTGAAGCCTTGCAGGGTTAA